Proteins encoded within one genomic window of Bacteroidia bacterium:
- a CDS encoding DUF5706 domain-containing protein: MKEILKEVYQHCQDMQKMAETKNAGLIAFNGAITLATIKLLTDGMQNCYFQYYLFFVLFCSLISIFLNLSAISAQLKHKEQEISNHKSQNLLFFGTVANYTPEDYLKQLKTEYSLTDEITKYNIDQSRQVVINAQIALRKFKLFNSAFKWTIAGIATPLSVVIYLLFFDNNK; this comes from the coding sequence ATGAAAGAGATTTTAAAAGAAGTATATCAACACTGCCAAGACATGCAAAAGATGGCTGAAACAAAAAATGCCGGACTTATTGCGTTTAATGGTGCAATTACTTTGGCAACAATTAAGTTGCTGACAGACGGAATGCAGAACTGCTATTTTCAGTATTACTTGTTCTTTGTGTTATTCTGCTCATTGATTTCAATATTTCTAAATCTATCTGCTATAAGTGCTCAATTGAAGCATAAAGAACAAGAAATCTCAAATCACAAAAGCCAAAACCTCTTGTTCTTTGGAACTGTCGCAAATTATACTCCAGAAGACTACTTAAAACAGTTAAAAACGGAATACAGTTTAACAGATGAAATCACAAAGTATAATATAGACCAGTCCAGACAAGTTGTAATAAATGCCCAAATAGCTCTGCGAAAATTCAAGTTGTTTAACTCTGCATTTAAGTGGACGATTGCTGGCATCGCTACACCTCTCAGCGTTGTAATTTATCTTTTATTCTTTGACAACAACAAATAA